The following is a genomic window from Bacteroidia bacterium.
CGCTATCCCGGCGAATGGTACTTTGCAAGGCCTGACCTTCACGACAGACGTCACCTGTCAGCCAGTGGAATTCATGTGGAAAACGGTCACCAGTGACCCAGCAACGAGTGACAGCACGCTCTGTAAAGGAACGGGGACTATCACCTGCTGTGATTGTGAACCCGGAGTTTTTACGAAGATTCCGTCTGGATCAACGGGTGATTGCTGTTTCAAGTTCGAGATACTGAACCAGAATCCCTACCTGAAGGACGTGACCGAAATCCAATTCACGGTAATCGGCGGCGGCGTCATCAGCAATGCCAGCCACACCGGAGTCCCAACTTTCAACAACAACGCGCCAGGGAATACTGTTACATTCCAAAACGGTACCATCCCTCTTGGAACGACTGGAACCGGATTTACCTTGTGCTTTGACAATATCCCATCCATGCCCTTCACGGTGGAATATTCGACATACTGGACGAACGGAAGCGAGAGGCGCTTGCTATGCACATTTCAGAAGGTACTTGAGTGTTGTGATTGCGAAGGGAGTTTCGTACCGCTGCCAGCGATTCCAGGCTGTGGTTGTTTGTATGAATTGAGCACCATCAATCCAGATCCGATAAATAAGATTGTCCTGTCGATTCCGTCAGGCACCTTCACCTGCCCGACTGTTGGTAGCTCATTGGCGGGATGGACTGCGAGCGCGCCGGGGGGCAGTACGATAGAATTTACCGCGCCTACGAACACCAGCCTTCCCGCATGTACGTTGGGGAAATTATCCTTTGGAATTTCAGAAACAGCATTGGTGAAGTACGAGACGTTCTTTAACTCGGAGCCAATTTGTGACGGCAAGGAACTGCTGACGTGCACGCCGCCGCCGCCATGCGATATACAGTGGAGCACCTTAACACCTGACGCGAACTGCCCATGCAGATATAAAGTTTCAATATCCAATCCCGATGATGTCGTAAAGATCGTGCTTGAGTCACTCGATGCTGGAGTGAATATCACTTCAGTCTCTGTCCTTAGCGGAACGCTAACAACGATTTCAGGGGCGTTGCCGGGGACGCAGGTGGAGTTTATCGGTGGGACTGCGGGAGCAACTCTCCCGGCTGGTAGCACTCAGGAAATTGAATTCTGCATGGATGGCTCAGCGGACGTTCAGATTAAGTCATATGAGACGATCGGCATGGTGGTCTGCTGGGATAAGACCACTTTGATCTGCAATCCATGCAGCTGCGAATTGGAAGAGCTGCCGGTAATAGTACTGGATGACTGCCCATGCGCAAAACGGATTCGTATAGAGAATCCTGATCCGGTGAATATGATCGTTCTTACTGCGACTGGTGGACAGATTATGGATGTGAATCTCGGGCCACAGTTCAGCGGCTGGCAGCAAACCATGTTACCTTCATCAACAATCACGCTTGTGGCTGCAAATCTCACACCGTCCCTCCCGGCTTGCACAGACGGATTCCTTGAGATATGTGTCGACCAGCAGTGCACCGTCGCCATTGAAACATTTTTCAAGGATCCCGCAATCACAACGCCGATACCCGTTTGCGATTGGGATATAGAGATCAAATGTAAGGTGAAAAACTGCTGCGACCCGGATCATTGGAAACACAGCGCAATCCCGCATGACGTCAGTTGGGACGCGTTTATTACATCCGGTTCACCGCCGGTGATTTGGCCGCCGACAGCGTACGTTGTGCTGCACTTGACTTCGGACAAGCCCGTAACGCGTGTTTCAGTGATTAACGAGCGCACCTGGATTTCGGCGCCGGGCATACCCCCGAACGGAACAAAGGATGTCACAGGCTATTTCTGCGGCGCTCGGGCCTCTTCCATTCCCATGATACCGCTAGTTCCGGGTACGGGACCATGGTCAACTACACCCATTCTTGGCACAGGCGGCTTCGGGTTGCATGATTTGACCGTCGGCTCTTCCGTTGCACTGCCATGGATACTTGGGGGAGGTCCGCGTGTAATCACGTGGAATAACGTTTCCACCACAGGTTCGGACTGCGCCGGAAGCCCGAGCTGCAATCTTGGGTCGCCCACTCCGATTGTTGTTGCGATCGGCTGGAGACCGGGTGAGATGCCCACGGTTCAGGATCGTCAATTCAACTTCAGAATGCGAGTGGAATTCACGAACGAGGATTGCGTCACCTGCTGGGACATCGTTGATGGCAAGCTTGCTATCCCGAATAGCGCCTACAACAGCAATCCAACGCTGTGTTCCTCGCAACTTTCGATGACCAACGCAACCGACGGCGTGCTCTCTATATCCGTACCAGACACCGAGCATATACCCGACGATCTCAAGCTGATCCGCGTATCCATGGCGCCGGATACGTCGGTGAGAATTACCTCCATGCGGAATGAGACGACTGGCAAGGCTGCCATCGTGCGAGATAATTCGGCCGCAATATCGGTAGATATCGGGAAGGGGCAAAGCGTGAGATATACTATCCGTTACGACAATCCGCAGCCTGTCCTGCTGATTCCCAACTCGCTCCTTCTGAGCGGGGTGCGTGGGTCACCGCTGGACAGCACCGTGTACGAAGCATTCGAATTGCCAACGAAGGTCGTCGGAAGAGTCCCTGTGCAAGCATCCGACCCCTTGGATTCACTTCTGGTGTCAGAAGCTGATTGTCCGTCCGTGCGGACAGTCAAGATGCACCTTATGAAACCGAGAAATGGAGAGATCCAATGGGTCATATGGAGCGACGTATACCGAAGCCGGATACTCGCTACTGGTTCGCCGATATTTACAGAGGACGCGGCCAAAGGACAGAGAAGCATCAAGTCGGGGCGGCACCGGATCTGGGGGCTTCCGGATACGTCTACATGGAAACCGATGCGGGACAAGGCTCCGGATTTCCCGTTGCAAGCCGAGGTTTTTCTGACGCTGTGCAGTCCCCCGAATGAGAAAGTGGAAATCAACGTGGTCAAGATTACCGCGAGCGGGGACACGCTGTCCTTTGTTACAGTGCTGGTAGATTCAATTGTGCAAAGCATCGGAAACCAGGACCGTGATCCCGTACCGATTGCTCGTACACTCTTAATAGCACCGGTATATCCAAATCCAGCCAAAGAACATGCGAGCGTACAGATACGTGTTCTTAGAGCGGAACAGCGGGTTACACTTAGCATTAAGGACATGGCGGGACGCGACGTGCTGCGTCTGTTCGAGAACGAGCTTCTGACCATCGGAGATCATCTGGTCTGTTTAGACCTGGA
Proteins encoded in this region:
- a CDS encoding T9SS type A sorting domain-containing protein — its product is MKRMLQYLGFTGLSGQSSPAKKLILIGVALCLHAPQVMLAQPVCGTNYAPSTAFPVQQGECCFDLGLYTGSLTPTAVTIQAVGSTGPQIGSATTTITYWTATNVTSSYIRYSGVSTLLDCDDHHRQFTFCVTNAYGDVTLHCQVWSNNTMIKTCDTTIHCWDDPCNDIDLLKTGPCSWDLTFVNTNYGNFAVDGFHISAISPSGAGISLLTPPSGWNLTSETPQAFTIAPDDPNDAIPANGTLQGLTFTTDVTCQPVEFMWKTVTSDPATSDSTLCKGTGTITCCDCEPGVFTKIPSGSTGDCCFKFEILNQNPYLKDVTEIQFTVIGGGVISNASHTGVPTFNNNAPGNTVTFQNGTIPLGTTGTGFTLCFDNIPSMPFTVEYSTYWTNGSERRLLCTFQKVLECCDCEGSFVPLPAIPGCGCLYELSTINPDPINKIVLSIPSGTFTCPTVGSSLAGWTASAPGGSTIEFTAPTNTSLPACTLGKLSFGISETALVKYETFFNSEPICDGKELLTCTPPPPCDIQWSTLTPDANCPCRYKVSISNPDDVVKIVLESLDAGVNITSVSVLSGTLTTISGALPGTQVEFIGGTAGATLPAGSTQEIEFCMDGSADVQIKSYETIGMVVCWDKTTLICNPCSCELEELPVIVLDDCPCAKRIRIENPDPVNMIVLTATGGQIMDVNLGPQFSGWQQTMLPSSTITLVAANLTPSLPACTDGFLEICVDQQCTVAIETFFKDPAITTPIPVCDWDIEIKCKVKNCCDPDHWKHSAIPHDVSWDAFITSGSPPVIWPPTAYVVLHLTSDKPVTRVSVINERTWISAPGIPPNGTKDVTGYFCGARASSIPMIPLVPGTGPWSTTPILGTGGFGLHDLTVGSSVALPWILGGGPRVITWNNVSTTGSDCAGSPSCNLGSPTPIVVAIGWRPGEMPTVQDRQFNFRMRVEFTNEDCVTCWDIVDGKLAIPNSAYNSNPTLCSSQLSMTNATDGVLSISVPDTEHIPDDLKLIRVSMAPDTSVRITSMRNETTGKAAIVRDNSAAISVDIGKGQSVRYTIRYDNPQPVLLIPNSLLLSGVRGSPLDSTVYEAFELPTKVVGRVPVQASDPLDSLLVSEADCPSVRTVKMHLMKPRNGEIQWVIWSDVYRSRILATGSPIFTEDAAKGQRSIKSGRHRIWGLPDTSTWKPMRDKAPDFPLQAEVFLTLCSPPNEKVEINVVKITASGDTLSFVTVLVDSIVQSIGNQDRDPVPIARTLLIAPVYPNPAKEHASVQIRVLRAEQRVTLSIKDMAGRDVLRLFENELLTIGDHLVCLDLDGLPAGVYHLVANNGGNIATRPLIIVR